In Palaemon carinicauda isolate YSFRI2023 chromosome 18, ASM3689809v2, whole genome shotgun sequence, a genomic segment contains:
- the LOC137657561 gene encoding uncharacterized protein has product MINTFFENKINTPITYSSDGRESQIDLLVCKKDHLEEVRNCKVINGESLAAQQSLVVIDCRLRNCMRRKKKRMDPKIKWWKLKEEELRVLFKEIVLEEVRLQEDVQEWWTENRKDARGMEKKPYHFHLQEEGRHPGMWELQRHIADKPYYENMGEDH; this is encoded by the exons atgatcaacaccttctttgagaataAGATTAACACACCGATTACTTACAGTAGTgatggcagggagagccagatagatttacTGGTGTGTAAGAAAGACCATCTGgaggaagttagaaattgcaaggtgataaatggggagagtttAGCAGCGCAACAGAgtttagtggtaattgattgcagactaaggaattgcaTGAGACGTAAAAAGaagagaatggacccaaagatcaagtggtggaaattgaaagaggaagaactgagagtcttgtttaaggaaataGTGCTGGAAGAAGTAAGGTTACaggaggatgtacaagaatggtggaccgagaata gaaaagatgccagaggaatggagaagaagccttatCATTTCCATCTACAagaggaagggagacatccaggaatgtgggaACTACAAAGGCATatagctgataagccatactatgaaaacatgggtgaagatcattga